The Radiobacillus deserti genomic interval AAGATAGAACCGATATTTAACTATATCAGTTATTATACATAGTATGTTTCGATTTGAAAAGTGTTTTGCTTAATCTTCTAAAGGATTTAAGCTTTCTTTGCCAGTTAAGTTTTTAATCATTGTAACGAGTAATTCAATCTCTTCTTCCATATCCTTAAAGCTGGCTGTTTCAACCGGAGAATGCATGTAACGTAATGGTAAGGATACAAGACTTACTGGGACGCCTCGCCCTGTCCTTCTCATCATATCTGCGTCCGTTCCAGTGGAGCTTGGCGTTAACTCATACTGAACATCCACGTTTAACGATTTAACCGTATCTTCGAGTATCTGATTAATTTTCCGGTTAATAGGTGCTCCTTTGGCAAGAACGGGACCTTTCTCTAATTTGATATCCCCATACTTACTTTTATTAACATTTGGGTAGTCCGTTGCAAATGTAACGTCACAAGCAATTGCCATCGTTGGTTGGATACCAGCTGCTGCAAAAAATGCTCCACCCATGTTTGTTTCTTCATTGACCGTGCTTGCTGCATATACCCCTACGTTCACGTCTTCTTTCGAGAGTCTACGCAGTACTTCCGCAACAATAAATGCTCCAGTACGGTTATCCAAGCCACGTCCTGCAATGTATCGATCCATTAATACTTCAGGCTCACGCTTGTAAACAGCCAAGTCGCCTATTTGCACGTATTTTTCTATCTCTTCTTTAGAAGTAGCTCCACAATCAATAAATAAGTCTTCTAGTTCAAAGTCTCCCTTAATTCCACCATGGTGTTGTGCATTTACTCCAATAACACCAGTAATTGTTTTTCCATAGCCGAGAATCGTCACTTTCATGCCAACAGCAGCCTTCGGGTTTACCCCGCCGACTTTTTGAACATATAGGTACCCTTGCTCGTCGATGCGACTGACAATCAAACCAATTTCATCACAATGTCCCGCTAAGAGAACTTTAAATTCCGCTTCTGGATTTAAGACGGCAATCGCATTCCCTGCATGGTCTGTTATCACCTCATCTGCATATGGAGTTATGTAGTTTATCCACTTTTTTTGGATACCCATTTCCATGCTAGAAGGAGATGGCGTCGTTAATAGTTCTAGTAAAAAATCTTTATTCATTTGGTTCATTTTCATCCTCCTTGTACGACTATATCGTATCACACATTATGTGAAAGTTGGGGATTGACACCCATAGGAAAAGGCGAGGCAATGGAATCCTGCTTTTTCGAGTATTGGTCTACTCATCGTGCTAGCATCCACTGTTAAATAGCGGTGTCCTTTTTCAAGCGCTTTTCTAGCACGAGCCGCTAGTAGTGCTGTATAATAGCCTCTCCCACGATACGGAGATAAAGTGGAGCCACCCCACAAGCTTGCAAAAGAAGTGTCTGTCTCTAAATAAATCCAAGCAGCACTAACTAATCGTTCTTCCTGATAGACACCATATAAATATAAGGAATTTGGGTATGTTTGTTTGTCTCTCCATAATCGCATCCCTAATTCTTCGTGTGACTCATTCCAAATTTCGTTTTCGAGCTGAACTATTTTATCAATTCCAAACTTGTCTGTTATTTCTTTTAATTCGTTCGGTAAAGGATAATCCAAAAATGAATGATGCTGTTCGAGAGAAATGACCATCAATGCTTCTTCCTCATCCACTTTAAAGCCTTTATTCAACAAAATTTCTTTCAGTTCCTTCGGTTGGTCATAACTATATACTTTCCATTCAAAGGATTGTTTCATGCGCTTAAAATATTCTATTTCTTCCTTAATAACCGATTCTACATTCCCTTCTTGCAAAGAAGAATAAGAAATGAATCCTTTTTCTCCTGTTGTAGAGATATGTCTTACTGTGTTAGGA includes:
- a CDS encoding M20/M25/M40 family metallo-hydrolase translates to MNQMNKDFLLELLTTPSPSSMEMGIQKKWINYITPYADEVITDHAGNAIAVLNPEAEFKVLLAGHCDEIGLIVSRIDEQGYLYVQKVGGVNPKAAVGMKVTILGYGKTITGVIGVNAQHHGGIKGDFELEDLFIDCGATSKEEIEKYVQIGDLAVYKREPEVLMDRYIAGRGLDNRTGAFIVAEVLRRLSKEDVNVGVYAASTVNEETNMGGAFFAAAGIQPTMAIACDVTFATDYPNVNKSKYGDIKLEKGPVLAKGAPINRKINQILEDTVKSLNVDVQYELTPSSTGTDADMMRRTGRGVPVSLVSLPLRYMHSPVETASFKDMEEEIELLVTMIKNLTGKESLNPLED
- a CDS encoding GNAT family N-acetyltransferase; translation: MEDEQLLGIFNNQIRKGPAPIGYRKEVSPNTVRHISTTGEKGFISYSSLQEGNVESVIKEEIEYFKRMKQSFEWKVYSYDQPKELKEILLNKGFKVDEEEALMVISLEQHHSFLDYPLPNELKEITDKFGIDKIVQLENEIWNESHEELGMRLWRDKQTYPNSLYLYGVYQEERLVSAAWIYLETDTSFASLWGGSTLSPYRGRGYYTALLAARARKALEKGHRYLTVDASTMSRPILEKAGFHCLAFSYGCQSPTFT